In the Bacteroidota bacterium genome, GCGTTTGACCCACTTGACCGCGCTCGCGGAACTCTTCTTGCCGAGCTTCGGAAATTCTTCGATTGCATAGACGAGCTGCACCTCGAGAACGCCGGCGGCGTCCGCGGTTCTCAGGATCGCGCTGACGTTGTGAGGGTCATGGATTCCCTCCAGAACGACCGTCAGACCCGGCTGGCGCTTTTCAACCACCGAGAGGATCTTCTGACGGCGCCGATCGGTCACGACTTTTTTCATGCGTTGTCCGCCGCCTCCTCCGGGGACGGGCCGAGCTGAAGGACGGCGACGGCCACAAGGACGATCGCCGCCCCTGCGAACTGAACGCCGGTGAGGAGCTCGCCCAGGATCATGAACGCCGAAAGGATTGCGACGACCGGTTCGAACGTCGCGGTGATGATCGCCTGGGAGGCCGTGAGCTCGCGGATACCCGCGAAGTAAAAGGAATGCGGGATCAGGATGGAGATCATCGCGAATCCGAAAAAAACGGCCCAGAGGGAAGGCGTATAGCCCGCCGATGCAACGCTCCACGGGGGATTGATCGCCATCCAGAATACCGATGCGAACAACAAGGCGTAGATCAGGCAGGTCCAGACACTGTACCGCTTCAGGAGCCTCCGAAGCCAGACATTGGTGAACGCCCAGCAGGCCGCGGATCCGATTCCGGAAAGGAGACCGATTCTGCTCATGCTGAAACCGGAAAAATCCCGCCCCGCCACCACCAGGTAGCATCCCGCAAAAGAAAGAAGGCCCGCTCCGATTTTTCTCAAGCCGAGAGATTCGTCCCCCGACGCCGCGGCGTATGCGACGACGAGAAGAGGCGCCATGTCCTGCAGAAGAATCGCGGTCGCGACGTTCGTCTCGCGTATGGTGAAGTAATAGGTGAAGTTCGAGCCCGCCATTCCGGCTATGCCAAGCAGGGCAAAGCGATAGAGATCCCCGGCCCGGACCCGAAGGAGGTGCCGCTTGAACAAGAGAAAGAACGCAAGCAGGACGATGCAGGAGAGCGTCATCCTCATCTGGACGAGCACGAGTGTGTCGACATGCCGTGTGAAGAGCACCTTTGCGAGGGTGGCGGAGACCCCCCAGAAGAGCGTGGCGCCGAGGATAAAGAGATAGCCTTTGAACGGCCTCATGCGGGAGAAGGAGCCGGGCCGGGCGGAAGGGGGGGTCCATCGGCTTTCTGCCGGTAGAAGGACGACATCTCGTCGTTGCCGGCCAGGTCGAAGAGGTGGGCGAGCTTCAGATAGAGAGGCTTCGGGACCGTGACCGCGTTGATCCCCTGCTTCAGAAACTCGATCAGCGAGGCGAGCGGCGGAATATTCAGGTCGGGCTCGTGGCAGTCGGCGGCATCCAGGTAAGGGTCCGGCTCGGAAGGCCTGGCTGCGGAGGCTTTCCTGAAATACTGGAATGCGAGCTCGTAGTTATCGTACATCGAGTAGGTCACCTCAAAGACGTTCGCCAGCCACATGTAGGTATCGTACGAAAGCTCGGGGAATTCCTTCGCAAGCTTTTCGCCGAACAGGCAGAGCTCCGCGGGCGTGAGGGTATGATTCCAGAAGAGCTCCCGGTAGAGCTCGATATCCTGCAATCGCTGTGCGATCGCCTGCTCGAACGCGTCGAAGAGCTCGTTGAACTCTTTCGACAACTCGAAGCGTTTTCGTATTTCTGCGGCGGTCAGATTCTGCATTCACCCCTTGAGCGCATGAACTTCACACCTGTCCCTCCCGGGTACGCGGGGAAAGCGATTGGGCACGTTCCATCGGCGAAGAGAGCCCGGCCTGATATCCGGACCGTTGCATGAGATGGCTGCTGACGTCCAACTGCGGCAAAATAACAAAGGAAGAGGTGAAAATCAAGGGATTTCCGCCAAAACGAGAGGATCCGGAACCGGAGGAGGTCAATACTTGACCTTCGATTCGAAAATGACTACTTTCATCCAAAATTTGGAGGAGACCGATGGATCAGCAGGAATCAACCGTTAAAATTTCGTCGTTCATGTCGAGGGCAACGGGAGTATTCGCCTCGCCGGGTGATGTGTTCCAGGAGGTGGCGTCGGCTCCGGTGCAAACGAGCTCATGGCTGCTTCCCTATCTCCTTTCACTCGTCATTGTGGTCGTTTTCACCGTTGTGCTGTTCGGCAACCCCTCTCTCCGGCAGCAGATTCTTGAACCCCAGCAGCAGAAGATGCAAAAGGCGGTCGACGAGGGCAAGATGTCTCAGGAGAAGTACGACCAGGCCGTGGCGATGATGGAATCTCCGGCGATGTTTTACGCGATCGGGATCGGGAGCACTCTCGTCATCGTGAGTCTGGCGGTGTTCGGGGCGCCTCTCGCGATCTGGCTGGCCGCGAAATTGATCCTGAAGGCTTCCGCCCCCTATAAAAAGATGCTCGAGGTCTATGGCCTCACCACACTGATAGGGGTCCTCGGCGCCATCGTTACGCTCCTCCTAATGCATGTCTTCGACTCCGTGCATGCCTCCCTCGGGGGAGGCCTCCTGGTCATGAATCACTTCGACCCGGAAAACCTGGGCCACAAATTGCTCGCCTCAATCAGTGTGTTCGGCCTCTGGCAGACGGCGCTCGTGGGGATGGGAATCGCCGGCGTTACAGGCAAACCCGCCAGCACGGGGATGGGATTGGCGTTCGGTCTCTTCGCGGCGTGGGTCATATTGTCCTCCGCGCTCGGCTGGGTGAGATAATCCCGATCCAAAGGGCTTCCTGCCGGCCTGTTCCGGTCAGCTAAAAAGCCCTGTCCATTCGAAGGGTTTCCCGAGGTTCAGCTCGGTAGAGGGAAGTTGTTTTTGAAGAGCGTCGATCTCGCGGAGACCGACGAACGTGTGAAGATCTCCCACGTCGGCCAGCAGCGGCGTCGATTCAGAGTGGGTATCGACCTGGTATGACACCCCGAGGTCTGCGCCTGTCGACCTCCCGTCCGGATGCATGATCCGGACATTTCGGATGATCACGTCATAGGCTTTTGAGCCGTTGAACGGGAGGCGTTCATAGTGCGAAAGGTCCCAGCCGGCCGATTCCCCCGACCCGATCGCGTAGAGGCTTCCGAGGATCCCGACGACATTCAGCTTGCGGATGGAGTCCTTCTCCGGATCGCCGGCCGTATGCCCTGATTCCACGAGGATCGTGCTTGTTCCCCACTTCTGCATGTTGTCCCCGAACGCCCTCGGTTCGAACGAATCGTCGTAGCGGGTAACCCGGTTCTGACCGGTCTGCTTCATAATAGCCGCGAATACCGATGCCACCTGCTTCGCCTTAATGCGCACCTCGTTGTCCGTCTTTCCCGGATCGAACGCGGGAGCGAGGAGGGCGATCGCCGCCAGTTCCCGGGTCGCGCCCACCGTGCTTAGCGCCTGATCGTGAAGATTGAATCCGTAGGCGGGCTTGATCGTATCCTTGAGCTGCTTCAGGAGCACGGCTTCCGGGGTCTGCAGGGAGAGCGCATCACGGTTCATGTCGATGCCCTGCGCGGTACGGCGCTGGAACCTCGCCGCGCCGTCGGGATTCAGCATCGGAAGAAAATGGACCATGAATTTCGACAGGAGGTCCTTGACGGCCGCTTCGCCCCGGCCCAACCGGAAGTAATTGAGGATGTCGGCGATCGCCATGGTGGCGGTGGATTCATCTCCGTGCATCTGCGACCAGAGGAGCACCTGGGTGAGGCCGGTCCCGACGGAGACGAGCCGGAGGGGGCGCTCCTCGAACGACTGACCGATGTTCCTGATGTTGAACTGGGAGGACGAATCGACCGCAAAGGCGTCGATGATCCGGTGAAAGGTTTCCGGCGAAAATCGCCGCGAGGGGAAGGACTCGACTCTGTACGAGCCGTAGTTTTTTTCGAGCTCTTTGGCGTATGCAACAAAATCCATGGGCCGGCGTCTACTAGTGTGTGACAATATAGCAAAATCTGCATTTGATTCAATCATTTCTGCGCTCCGGGTAGTGGCTCAATTTCACCGAACATGTCATCCTGAGGGAGCGGAGCGACCGAAGGATCTCCTCTCCATCGAGCACGGAGATCCTTCGCTTCGCTCAGGATGACAATATCCCCCTTGATTTCATACTCCCTTCTCCGTATATTTTCGTTCACTTATTCGCCATCCCCATGAACCTGCGGACTTCCGTCGCTCTCATTGTTCTCTGCGCCTTCGGCTCCGCCGCGTTCGGGCGCCAGGGCTCCGCCCCGCCGCTCCCCTTGAAGCGGATTTTCTCCAAACCTTCCCTCCCCGGTTCCCGGCCCTCCGATCCAAAATTGTCCCCCGACGGGAAGCTCCTCCTATACAGGTGGGACAGCACTGCCAGGGGAAA is a window encoding:
- a CDS encoding DMT family transporter; the protein is MRPFKGYLFILGATLFWGVSATLAKVLFTRHVDTLVLVQMRMTLSCIVLLAFFLLFKRHLLRVRAGDLYRFALLGIAGMAGSNFTYYFTIRETNVATAILLQDMAPLLVVAYAAASGDESLGLRKIGAGLLSFAGCYLVVAGRDFSGFSMSRIGLLSGIGSAACWAFTNVWLRRLLKRYSVWTCLIYALLFASVFWMAINPPWSVASAGYTPSLWAVFFGFAMISILIPHSFYFAGIRELTASQAIITATFEPVVAILSAFMILGELLTGVQFAGAAIVLVAVAVLQLGPSPEEAADNA
- a CDS encoding YIP1 family protein, encoding MDQQESTVKISSFMSRATGVFASPGDVFQEVASAPVQTSSWLLPYLLSLVIVVVFTVVLFGNPSLRQQILEPQQQKMQKAVDEGKMSQEKYDQAVAMMESPAMFYAIGIGSTLVIVSLAVFGAPLAIWLAAKLILKASAPYKKMLEVYGLTTLIGVLGAIVTLLLMHVFDSVHASLGGGLLVMNHFDPENLGHKLLASISVFGLWQTALVGMGIAGVTGKPASTGMGLAFGLFAAWVILSSALGWVR
- a CDS encoding M14 family zinc carboxypeptidase gives rise to the protein MDFVAYAKELEKNYGSYRVESFPSRRFSPETFHRIIDAFAVDSSSQFNIRNIGQSFEERPLRLVSVGTGLTQVLLWSQMHGDESTATMAIADILNYFRLGRGEAAVKDLLSKFMVHFLPMLNPDGAARFQRRTAQGIDMNRDALSLQTPEAVLLKQLKDTIKPAYGFNLHDQALSTVGATRELAAIALLAPAFDPGKTDNEVRIKAKQVASVFAAIMKQTGQNRVTRYDDSFEPRAFGDNMQKWGTSTILVESGHTAGDPEKDSIRKLNVVGILGSLYAIGSGESAGWDLSHYERLPFNGSKAYDVIIRNVRIMHPDGRSTGADLGVSYQVDTHSESTPLLADVGDLHTFVGLREIDALQKQLPSTELNLGKPFEWTGLFS